The sequence below is a genomic window from Wyeomyia smithii strain HCP4-BCI-WySm-NY-G18 chromosome 1, ASM2978416v1, whole genome shotgun sequence.
ATATGCGCAAGAGGTTGGACGATCCTCATGTACTGTCGAAGGAAATTGTACAAACCTACATGCTATCCCTGCGGGATGTTCAAGACTATGACGCCATGGTTCAAGTGGTAGACGATTTGCAAACGGTTCCAAACAAGCAAAACTACATTAACACCGGTAATATGAACTATCTGTACGCGTTCGCCCTGAACCGGAGAAACAAGGAAGGCGACCGAGATGCTGCGCTGAAAACATGCATCAAAGCTCTggaaaagaaagaaaatcaTTTCCCGGATATGCTCTGCTTGTGTGGTCGAATCTACAAAGACATTTTTGTAGAGTCAAATCGAACCGATAAGGAATCGCTAAAAAACGCCATCACTTGGTACAGAAAAAGTTTCGAAATTCAACCGAACGAATTCGCTGGGATAAATCTGGCCACCCTCCTCGTTATCGAGGGGAAAGATTTCACGGACTCGGAACTGCAGCACATTGGAATGGTACTGAACAATCTGATCGGCAAGAAAGGATCTCTCTCCTCCATCAAAGACTACTGGAACGTGGCGACGTTCTTCGAAATCTCTGTACTAGCCGAGAACTACGCCAAAGCCATCCAAGCCGCGGAATGCATGTTCCGGCTGAAACCCCCCAAGTGGTATCTCAAATCCACGATCGGAAACATCACACTAATCGATTGCTGCCGTCGCAAATCGGAAGAATCACTAACCTCAATCGAGCAGCAAATCTTCCAATTTTGGATGGAATTTTTCCTCGAAGCCACCAACGCCGAACCTTCCTCCACGGTTCGCTTCCCCATTCTCATCCAAGAAACTCAGAAGATCCTCATGCCCTCGTACGTGGCAATTCACATGAACGCCGAGCAAAAATCAATTGACATCACAAATATCTGCCAGCAGCACGAGAAGGACAAATGCCGAAAGGTGCATGATTTCAACTTTCTCGCCAGCCAAATCAAATCGGTTAGCTTGTACAAACGGGACGAACGGTGCGCCTATCTTTACGTACAGCAAAATTCCGATGATTTCCAGATGTATTTCCCGTCGGTCCAGTGCCGGCAGCAGTTTTACGATCTGATTCTGCAGATGACAGCCGAACAGGGCTGTGGATTTATCGATCTTTCCACCGAAACTACCAACGACGAAATCAACTACGAGTACGAGTTGGACGATAAGAATCGACGGATCGTGCTGGGTCGGGGTACGTACGGCTCGGTTTATGCCGCTCGCGATCTCAACACGCAGGTGAAAATCGCCGTTAAAGAAGTGCCGGAGAAATTTAGTCATGAAGTGCAGCCGCTGCATGAGGAAATCAAACTGCACTCGCAGTTGCGCCATCGGAACATTGTTCAGTATTGGGGCTCCAAATCGGAGGAtaatttcttcaaaattttcatgGAGCAGGTGCCAGGAGGCTCGCTTTCCGCTTTGCTGCGTTCCAAGTGGGGTCCGTTGAAGGATAATGAAGCGACAATCGCTTTCTACTCGAAGCAAATCCTCGAGGGCTTGAAGTATCTACACGATCAGAAGATCGTGCACCGAGATATTAAGGGAGATAATGTGTTGGTTAACACGTACAGTGGGGTGGTGAAGATTTCCGACTTTGGAACTTCGAAGCGTCTAGCTGGGATCAATCCCATCACGGAAACTTTTACCGGAACGCTGCAGTACATGGCTCCGGAGGTTATCGATCAGGGTGTGCGTGGTTATGGTCCTGCTGCTGATATTTGGTCCTTTGGGTGTACCATCGTCGAGATGGCAACCGGAAAGCCACCGTTTGTAGAACTTGGTTCTCCCCAGGCTGCCATGTTTAAGGTGGGATTCTATAAGAAGCACCCGGAAATACCGGCCGAGCTGTCGCCGGTGGCGAAGAATTTTATCAAGCGCTGCTTCGAAGTGGACGTGGATAAACGAGCGACGGCGGCCGATCTGCTGGAGGATCCGTTTTTGTCGGAGTAAGTAATGAAATTGGTATTGAGAGGTTATATAAAAATTGATGTGAAACTGTAGACCACTTGGTTGTAACACGCCCTGAAGTATGCATTTATTTTTAGTTCATGAAAACGCAGTATTCGAAAGATTTTGGAAATTTCAAAGAAATACTCTGGGATGATGATGTGTAGTACttatgaaaaaataattcattctagTGTAAAAAACTAGTGGATATCTATCGTAACTATTTTCCACGTTTAGTCATTCAGAAGTTAAACCTGCACCGTCCTGATTGTATCCTGATTGAATCTCGGATGTACAACCTGCAAACAAAGCGATTGCCCCAGACTGAACACTGATTGACAATCTTAAGATGTAATTGATTATTCCCGGGAAACAATATTGATTCTAATAGATCCAAGATCAATTCTCCCTGGGATTGGTGGTTAGCCTATAGGGCGCGTACTCCCGGGTGGCGGATGGGAGTGAGAGATGAAGAGAGTTGGTCATCtgtaaatttctttttttcctaTTATGACTTCTCTTGGCTATCTCCTATGTGGGAGAATTCCACAAAATAAAATATGCTTTTAATTTTACAAAAGGCTAGTTTTGAAGAATGGATCTAACACGTGGACCAAACCAccgttttattgtttttgtttttgtctttttttcttttttttttctctctttttcttctttctatGTTTCCTTTCTTTTTTCCTTCTACCTTTCCTAAGAATGAATCCTTGTTCATATCGTCGGTTGGATTCGGTGTTGGCGCGGCTTAgggttttgcagttttgagtttttAATGACAAACGATGCAAAATACTATTAAATTTCATCTCACAAGGACCCGttttaaaattcacaaaaaaccaGGTGTTGTAGGTGGATGTGCCTTTATGGCTCATGTTTGGAATGTCTTAAAAGGAACCACTGAGTGAGGTTGCAACTCGTATAACTTGCTCGTTATAGACCTGAACAGGTTCAATAGGGGTGGGAAGTCTTAGAATTTTGGGTTTTCACGGAGATGAAAGGGGTTTTCGATGCTGATCCTTAAACGCGGTTTTCTCAAAGCTGTGAGTTTTGAGTTGTGCCGGGGTGGAGTTCATTCTGACAGTAATGTACATTGAAGTCTTTTATATACGGGGAatggcgcgtaaaaaaccgcataagttcgaaatccgcgtaaaaaataaacCGGGTGAATTCTGGAGTCCGCATaagttccgaaatccgcgtaaaacgaTGCGTTGAAAACCGTGTAAGGGGAGACCTTAGTGTACCGATATTTATTATATcctttcttctcttttctcaTTTTATATAAAATAATGAGTCGGTTTCAGGTCAAACTAGAAAGAGAGAGGGATGAAAGAAGgaggtgaacaaaaaaaaacaaggagtaCACTAGAACGACCAAATGAAGAACAATCTTGATACATAAGATCCTTGAAAGGATAGCAAACATGATGCATGAAGGATCAGAGATATAACAATATAGAGATATAACAAGGCAAATTAATGCGAAACGACTCGTAAATGAAAGTATGAACGACTACACATAAGGTAAAAAatccatacaaataaaatttgACGGCAATCACACCACACAGGGCGAAAAGATTACCTTCACAGATGTATATATTCCTCAGTCGACATTGACTCACCTCTGCCTGTGAAGGCCGATAATACAAACAATTCATTCGTCAAAGATAACATTCTTTGACCTTTTAACACATTTAATTTTCAGATTATAACAATGGTAAGAATGGTAGAAAGTGATCAAATTTAAATAAGATTGCGTCAATGTAGCATATATGTTGTCTTCTGTCCATACATATTACATAGTAAGTGGGCCGTGTGGGGGATGGCAGCTAAACAGTGTTTTAGTGGGTGACATTACCCGTTCCGTCTGGTATGCTACAACGCAAATCTGAAGAGTCCTACTTAGTTACCCCCAGCCCTCCGGCTCCAGCAGAATTAGGCTCTCCaaaagacaaaaagaaaaaagacaaaatagatccaagatcaaTTCCGAAGGAACAACTAGTAAGCTCACCTTCGGTTGGTGGATTTTAACTCGGCGTACGATCCATTTGGGAAATTAGctttgaaacataatgtataACGGTAGTTTTCCGATGAAATTGATCAAAACGCTGAACTGGATGGATTAAAGTCATTGGAATGCCAGGCCAACCCCATGGGTCCACGTATGGCTGGGGCCTAACTCACACTTGGTAACGCGTAGACCACGGAGGTTCCACTGCAACGCGAGGCGTCTCTCTGAAGGCCTATGTTGGACATCCGGAATCGATGcagatgatgatggtgatgaatACGGTGAATTATctatttttattgttgttggaGTGGTTGGGAGCGGGTTGGGGATTGTCTGTGGATATATAGGGGGGTGTGCTAGAGGTTGTTCTTAGTTTCTGGGCTTTGTTCTTGATGGGGATCGGGAACGGGGGATGGGTTGTGTAGAACGGTTCCCATTATCGATGTTGTTTGTAGCTGACTGTTGTTTGTTGTGTTTTCGTTCATTGTTGCTGTTGTTTAGTTCAGCGATGGGAAAACCGAAGAAAAGTGGTGATTCGATGCCTTTAGTGTCCGCTGTGTCCATTCCGTTGGTGTCTTCTGTATTGTGAGATGTCGATGCCGCTGCAGATTCTGGGGATGTGACATTCTCCAAGCCGAGCTTGCCCACTGGCGTCTCGGTTGGGAATTCGGTCGAGGAGATGGAAATTTGACTAGCAATTGAAACGGCGGACTTGGATCTATCCCGTTTTGTATTTTTGTCGACAGTTTTGTTGGTTTTACTGCGCCTAGCTCGCTTGATTTCGGTGAAATCCATGTAGGGATCGAAGCTGTTTTCCGCCGAGTTTCCAGCGTCAGCGCTGCTCACGGTGTTGCAATGATTAAGCATATTCAGCGCAGATTTGGGTAAAGTGTACATTTCGGTTACATTGTTTGCACGTCGCTACTTGCCCGCGGTAGGTGACGAGTGACATCTCCGTATCGATATGTACGTAAGATGGGATCGGTTTGGAGAGGATCATTCGTAAAATACGAACGCCGTTAGGTACGCCAAGCCAAAAATCATTCCAGGTCTCTTCTCGCACAGAGTGAATTTGGCCGTATTCATTCATCCTTTGTACCAGTTGATGGTTGGTAATTTTCGGTCGAATGTCATGGATCCTAACCTCAATTGTGCCGTCCTCCATGGATAGAGGAATGCGATAAAGTTTTCCGTCGTGTTCCAGCTCGTGTTGCATGTTGTGACTCTGGACCGTGTTGTCTATGTTTCATTTACTTGTTTTACATTTCGGTTCAATTTTGGTCACTCGTTACAATATTTCTATTAGTTTCTTGTCATTTCCGtcaatttgtttatattttacTGGCCTTGAGGCGTGATACACTATTAGAATATTTGTGGCTTTGGTGCGATTTCGAGAGTAAAGGAGGTAGAAATAGGAAAGAGAGTCAaaaactacaaggtatacagccctaggggttgtatggaatggtgacgtaggactaaatatttaatatatgctaaactaaatattgttatatgctgcgcttaactgttcataggtaacactaccgtttatttttgatagtcgttattttaaaactaacgatgcatgaatacatgaaaattttacactagtagtagttgcgaaaattctcataactcttatcttcaagcatctatagttctgaaaagaaccgattccataatattcagttaaaaattcgtgctacagaacgctgataatcgcaccatgaatattttgagttgactcgtatgcagctctcgtttctcaatgtcgcgtacctttaacagctgcactcctctcgcttatgtgtaacaaactaaactgaagctgaattttctacacgcagtcttttgtatcgagttcagagcagatttctgcaattaaggcgtggctacgtagcttcgagaaagaggaacaaaccaaaacaccttcgatactactgagaaAGGTTACTacaaaagaaaggttttgctttcccgatgcgcaaatcactctggttcttagattaactaattttcgtttctaacatttgactgataacggtgttcgagtgaacacaaacgaacaattaaaccggaaaatcactcaatttagcagtgcaaattcttgaaatgagggttatatcttgttgtgataaactattcataggtaacactaccgtttatatttggtgcgtcctggtcgttattgtaaaaatgattatttagaaatagataaaaatttcacactagtagtagttgtgaaaattctcataactcttatcttcatcattttatagttctgaaaagaaccgattcgataatcttcagctcgaaatgtatgctacagaatgctgataatcacaccaccaccggtagcatcgattattttgttggccgcgtataaaatttgctctccgctgtgccctccagcagctgtgccagcaaaatatcctgcagcgtacgatggttattgttgctgccatgtgcagaatacaggtaacatgcttcgcggtgcctggaagttgactcgtatgcaactctcgtttctcaatgtcgcaaagctttaacagctgcaccgcaatcgctattgtggaacaaactaaactgaagctgaattttccacacgcagtcttttgtatcgagttcagcgtagatttttaccattaaggcgtggccacgtagcttatagaaagaaagagaaacaaaccaatacatcttcaatactactgagtgattttcataagcatcaaaagaaagtttttgctttcccgctgcgaaaatcactctggttcttagattaactagttttcgttgctaatatttgactgataacggtgttcgagtgaacacaaacaaacaattaaaccggaaaatcactcaatttagcagtgaaaattcttgaaatgagggttatgtcttgttgtgataaactattcataggcaacactaccgtttatttttggtgcgccctggtcgttattgtaaaaatgattattgagaaatagatggacatttcacactaggagtagttgtgaaagttctcgtaactcttatcttcaagcatttatagttctaaaaagaaccgattcgataatcttcagctcgaaatgtatgctacagaatgctgataatcacaccaccaccagctgtgccctccagcagctgtgccagcaaaatatcctgcagcgtacaatggttattattgctgccgtgtgcagaatacaggtaacatactccgcggtgcctggaagttgactcgtatgcagctctcgtttctcaatgtcgcaaaagtgctgcaccgcactcgctattgtggaacaaactaaactgaagctaaattttccacacgcagtcttttgtatcgagttcagcgtagatttttaccattaaggcgtggccacacagcttggagaaagcggaacaaaccaaaacactttgttgagtcaaaatatgtgggcagtggaatttatttcgtccatgttattgttatctgtgcttgggaagcaagccaagaacaagggaaatgtatgggaaagcttgaccttggaacttttcacctttttccaccattaagcagtaaagcaacaatgttgaacataatatcaaaaaattgttacacattttatctatccaccgaaatataaatgactaagatgcattaagtcgttcgcttgctataaccgtttgaaatctgacgcattatttgccagtttcattttcacaaagtgtaatctagtatagaaaacaaagacgtagtcctacgtcaaaaattgtacagatttttcaaaatcaagATCAAAAATACACCAAAATGATGCCAAACTCAGGTTCCTTTTGCTATTCCAAATTTTGTAGCAAAAAGTTAAAACTGATGCCGAAAATCGCTTTCAAACcagtaaaataaaatacatttccCACTTTCAGAGCCAATAAATGGTAAAAATTAATTTCGAATTCTGCttgacaaaatttttttttgtcggcaAATGCTAAATTATGTGCAAAGTGTTCTCAAATACTAGAATTGAAAAATAACCTTCCAAAGGCATGCCAAGAACGAGATACAGAAAAAAAGAATAGACAATATCAAGAGAaagagatagaaagagagagaatgGTGAGAGAAGGAGAGAGTATGGAGAGAGAGGGGCAGAGTatggagagagagagggagaatgGAGAGAGCGAGAATGAAGAAAGAGGGAAAGCAAAGAGGCATAGAGAGAGAGCGTGAGAATGCATAGAGAGAGAGAACGGATAGAAAGAGAGGAcggatagagagagagagaacggatagagagagagagagcggatagagagagagagagagagagagagagagagagaacggatagagagagagaacggatagagagagagagagagagagagagagaacggaTAGAGAGAAAGGGAATggatagagagaaagagaatagatagagagagagagaatggaTAGAGAGAAAAAGAATGGATATGGAGAGAGAGAATggatagagagaaagagaatggatagagagagagaatggATAGAGAAAGAGAATGGATAGAGAGAGAGAATTGGTAAAGAAAGAGAAtggatagagagagagagagagagaaaatggatagggagagagagagaatggaTAGAGAGAAAGAGTATGGATAAAGAGAGAAAAtcgatagagagagagagaatcgatagagagagagaatggAGAAAGAGAGGGAGAAAGAGTGGAGAGAGAAAgagtagagagagagagagaatagaGAGAGACAGATAATAGAGAGAGACAGGAaattgagagagagagaatggAGAGGACAAGAGAATGGGGAGAGagagaaagcgaaaaagaaGAGAGAAAATGGAGATAGAAAGATACATTTTATGTTAACATCTTTTGGCCTTTATTTGCTCCTCTTTCCttatagtttttatttttcttcatgATATTGTGTTATAAGTGGTTTTTGTAAGAATCTAAgataatttcaacattttttgcaTTATATTGTATTTAACTCAAtgattttccatattttttctaattagtCAAAATTCACAATGTTCAAATTATCGTTGCTTTTCATCGTAGGATTGCCATTTTATAATTGTTCCAGATactacatttttttcactttttaatcAAGCTTTTTAATGTTTCTCTACGGTTGTATGCCTTATAGTTGTAGAAAGTACATAATAAGTTATTCGATTTGTGTTATATGTATTATTTCGTTGCTATTCACGTACGCAATTTTGCCATTGCaaattaaaatgttcaaaaacttGATCGGAATATGCAGTTTTCATTCAACTCAAATACAGTTGAACGGATATTGTTttagttttagtgaaaattgaaatggtAGAGTTTACCATTAGGAGTCGTCAGGAATGGCTGCAGATATACTATCAGAATGTTCGCGGTTCCATGGCTCTTTGAGAGGGGGTGAGATAGACAAAAGTGATAGTGAAAAAGGACACAAAGAGAACGtcagaaaaatagaaataagtgAGATAGAAAAGGGCAGAAAGATATCAAAGGGAGAGAGAAAacaaagaaagagaaaaaagaaggAAGAAAAAGGCGAAAATAGAAACAGAGAGAAAGTGAAAGAGATAGAAGGagcgatagagagagagagagagagagagaaataggtAAAGATGAATAGAGAaagaaatagagagagaaaaatgaaagatagagagaaaaaatgagaaatagagagagatgAGGAATAGAGAGAACTGAGAGTGAAATAGAAATAGAGAGTGAGAAATGAGTGatagagagaagaaaaaatagaaaattgatAGAAAATCACACATAGCAAACAAGAAGAAAAGaaggagaaaaaaagaaaaaaaaaacggaaaaaaagagtgagaaataaagaaaagtgaaatgataaaaGAGAGAGGAAAAATGAGATAGATAGAAAAAAGAGAGCGATTGAGAAAAAAAGAAGAGAGAGAATGATATTTTTATACAGAAGAAAGAGAAACTACTGCTATCCCGTAATAGTTCAATGGTTGTTTGATACTCTTTCAATTCGAATAAATGGGTTTGAATTGAACATTTACTGATCTCTCTATCAGTTTCGCTAAAAACTTTAAGCTTCGTTTGTTAGGTCATGAAGTAAAAATAAATCATGATGAAGATTGGTTCTTGAAAGAGCATGCTAGAATATATTCAGGCGTTCAATCAATGTTGTTGTATTTTACTCTCAATCATCGATAACCACGTGATTTCTGCATTCCAGCAAACACAAGAAGATGCGCGCCTCCATCAGCATTCCTAACACAATCAGCACGGCCGAATTCTCCCGTAGCGTCAGCATGCCAGTGGATCGTCACATCAGCAAAACTCTCACATCACAGCAAAGTTCAGCCAGCTGCAACACACCAACAAACTCGGAGTCAGAGTAAGTTTCGATTCTTTTCCTTTCTCTCTAGTTGTCCTTTTTTAAAGTTCCCTCTTTTTCTTCGAAGTAGAGTTAAAATTAAGCTTTCACGATTATTTTTGCTCATTTTTAACGGCCTTATTTTCGATGTTGTGTTCTTGTTTCTATGTTCTCCTTTTCTGTTCATTGATCAATCATCACGATCATACGATAAAATAACAACCACCAACAACATGTACCAACTAaatcaacaacaaaacaaaacaaaaacaaaacaaatgctACGACAGCGCTCCGCCAACATTTGCCTCGTCCCGATCGGCCTCCATCCGGAAGAACAAACATCTCGCCCATCTGACACCGATCCAAATGCCAAACCATGTCAGTAGCATTGGGTAAGTAAGCGACACTTTTCCCAAGAACTCTCCTGGTTGAAGCTCTCTCAACAGCCAATGTAAGATCTTGTTTTTAATGtgatattttttcactttcaggAATCTCGCAGAGACCCCATCGTTGGAAATTGAATCTATCGACCCGACTCCCGCTGGTTTTCAGTTGAACCGAAGGAGTTCCTCCGGGGGTTTGCTTTCGCCGGAGGTGAGCTTGCTCTCTTGCTTCGACTATCCCGTGACTGAATTTATCTTCTTGTAGGTTGAGCTTCTATCCAGCTCGAGTAAATCACCGCTCGGCGGTGAAGCGAACGAAAGCGATGGGTTCTATCTGCTCAAGAAGGACTCCCAGCGGCGGGCCACTCTGCACAAGGTTCTCGAGCATGACGAGCGCAAAATCTGCCAGGTTTGGATGGAGAAGATTGTGTCCGATCGGAAGGAGGCGGTCGTTATTAGTCTCTCGCACTTGGAGACGTTGATCAAAGCGCTGCGAACGTACATCACAGAGCAGAAGAAGGAGCAGCTGGAGGCCGTCATCAGTGGGCTGAAGAAGAGTTTGGATTTCGATTCGACGGCGATCGATCATCTGCATTTGGCGATGTATTCGTTCCAGGATGCGGTCATAACGGTACTGCGGTCGCACAATATCAAGCCTCACTGGATGTTTGCGTTGGACAATCTGGTTAAGAGTGCTGTTCAGGCGGCGATTATGATTCTATCGCCGGAGTTGGGTCGTAATTTGGCTGGGCATTTCCGTAATGATGAagatgacgatgacgatgatgacACCAATGATACGCCGGGTGCTCGGCACGGGGCTGGTGGGGCGAGAGGTAATCGCGGACAGGCGGTcgacgatgacgatgacgacgGTGAACTGTCCACTTCGGGTGTGGGTACCGTGAATTCTGTGACACTAGCCAAGCCTGCTAAGCTGAGCCGCACGAAGGTGGTCACCGATCAGATAACGGCACTGCGTGCCGAAAACATAAGACTGATGGAAGATCTGTACGAATCTCACAAGACTTACCATGGCATTTTCAAAACTGCCCTCGAGGGCCAGTCCACGAACGTGGAAATGGTACGAACGTTGGCCGTTCAGCTTGCGTCGGTGGCCGGGCGGTATGACAGTCGAGTTTCGCAGGGGTATTAACAATTTATATATGTGTTAAGAATGTCATTAAAAAACGTCTTTTCAATTTTAGTTACGCTAGCGATCTAACGGACAGTCCCGGAATTACAGACGAAGCGGACTCAGCTAATAACAATTTTCTCCGACCGGCTCCTGTACGGAGCGGAGCGACCCGAAACACACAGGACCGACGGGCAACAGTTCGAGTTTCGAGGCCACAATCGGATGCCCGGCTAGACGAGTGGCTTATTCAGCAGGGTTTCGATGTGAATGTTCGGGAAGTTATCCACGGCGAAGATTTCAGCTACGATGATTTCGTGTACGAAATGGATCAGGAAGATCTGCGTCGCATTGGACTAAAGTAATTTGATCTTATAATAAACAAATATAACTTattaattatatttttaaaCGTTGTTAGGATCGGCATCGAAGTCCGGTTATGGCGTGCAATTCGTGCCCATCGTCTCACGCATCCACGCTCTGTCTGGGCGCCGCTTCCAAATGCCGGCTCCCCATTGTCGCATTCCTCCTCCTCACTGGCAACGGTTCTGCTCACTAACGGCACAACACCGGCAGACGACCGTTTCGCGCAGCCCAAACCGATCTCTAACTCGAGCAGCTATGACTCAAGTCACTCGCTCGAAACGGCAGCTTCGTCCGATTACGATTCCTGTCCGGGGACCGACTCATGAGGCCGCGTGGCTAAGCGCCGGAAGCGATCATCCGGCTGCGTTGGCCACAATTCAAACAACGATAAATCTGTCCAGAAGCAATAAGAGGACATAAAGAAACATACATCATGATGAAGCCGACACTAAGGTAAGAAACTCCTATTATCTCATGCACAAAACAACGTAACGCAGAAGTCTCTCTTGAGTCGGGAGATCGAGAGAAAAGCTAGTGATTAAGTTAAacagtaaagaaaaaaaaatcaagataaTCAAATTAACAATCAAAACTGTTCGAAGCAAAGCTTTCCTACATTGTGGTAGTATTTTTGTTTAGTGTTTCCAAATTCTCCACTCTTTCAATTGGATCtaatttttgtttctgtttctgtctGTGCTTTTTTTGCTACTTACTAGTTTGTTGATATTATTGTAAGATATTTTAACCTTGTTAAAAGTTAAATACAAGTAGAAATGTAAGTCGCGCAACAGCAAAAAAACATGTGCTAGTGATTGCCATAtattatacacacacacacatacgcacatatTTTGTTATCGCTTATCGTCGTGTTACAAACTGTTCCCAGTGATGAACACCAGCAATAAAGCAGCGCTTCTAATCGCTGATTAGTAACTTCATTGGTTCGGTTTTGATCGGTAATATCACAGTCCgattattttgtttgaaagttcTATATCAGACTGAAGAGTGAACCTACTATAGTCTTCAATTCACTGTGTAATCTCTTCTCTTCGTAGTTTCCTGTTGCGACTTCCTTTCTCCTGTGTATCTAGTTTCTTCAGTTTCATTCGaacaaaaaaactctaaaatacattttttacaGATTCCTTGGAATTACAGGTTTTTTATGGTAAAATTACTTAGTATATAATCTTGACATGAGTTTGATTTTGCAGGTTAtgtatgttgaaaaaaaaatatgtaaaaatcgATCAGAAGTATGCTTGGAAAAGTCCTGAGTCATCGACGTAGAAATACATTTCATACTAAATTTATCCACGAGCTAAGATTATTCAATGTTCCCCAAATTAGGGTCAA
It includes:
- the LOC129728863 gene encoding mitogen-activated protein kinase kinase kinase 15 isoform X3: MEEEEDVEATLDDVVESTDETMDETAAAEPLPSPGINATSFADSMSNLSDISSTTAILNGGNALSGSASNSAIAAAAAAAAAGGTGSGSQAGSSRPRMDIACVIDTHQAQRKAAFEELKLACIQVCANMQLLEFEKLDFGELNSVDCFYNADVAVVDLSVQAQQSTLSYHLGVRESFEMKENIVIYNDVESEATLRMKISCGNYTFVPYRAVEGAGCVVTNPGKGGYLEEVESKVALLGRLRKIFQDVEIQSKAHLREKFLADLRSLRDQYAGNVEELQKMLRNMRKRLDDPHVLSKEIVQTYMLSLRDVQDYDAMVQVVDDLQTVPNKQNYINTGNMNYLYAFALNRRNKEGDRDAALKTCIKALEKKENHFPDMLCLCGRIYKDIFVESNRTDKESLKNAITWYRKSFEIQPNEFAGINLATLLVIEGKDFTDSELQHIGMVLNNLIGKKGSLSSIKDYWNVATFFEISVLAENYAKAIQAAECMFRLKPPKWYLKSTIGNITLIDCCRRKSEESLTSIEQQIFQFWMEFFLEATNAEPSSTVRFPILIQETQKILMPSYVAIHMNAEQKSIDITNICQQHEKDKCRKVHDFNFLASQIKSVSLYKRDERCAYLYVQQNSDDFQMYFPSVQCRQQFYDLILQMTAEQGCGFIDLSTETTNDEINYEYELDDKNRRIVLGRGTYGSVYAARDLNTQVKIAVKEVPEKFSHEVQPLHEEIKLHSQLRHRNIVQYWGSKSEDNFFKIFMEQVPGGSLSALLRSKWGPLKDNEATIAFYSKQILEGLKYLHDQKIVHRDIKGDNVLVNTYSGVVKISDFGTSKRLAGINPITETFTGTLQYMAPEVIDQGVRGYGPAADIWSFGCTIVEMATGKPPFVELGSPQAAMFKVGFYKKHPEIPAELSPVAKNFIKRCFEVDVDKRATAADLLEDPFLSDKHKKMRASISIPNTISTAEFSRSVSMPVDRHISKTLTSQQSSASCNTPTNSESENLAETPSLEIESIDPTPAGFQLNRRSSSGGLLSPEVELLSSSSKSPLGGEANESDGFYLLKKDSQRRATLHKVLEHDERKICQVWMEKIVSDRKEAVVISLSHLETLIKALRTYITEQKKEQLEAVISGLKKSLDFDSTAIDHLHLAMYSFQDAVITVLRSHNIKPHWMFALDNLVKSAVQAAIMILSPELGRNLAGHFRNDEDDDDDDDTNDTPGARHGAGGARGNRGQAVDDDDDDGELSTSGVGTVNSVTLAKPAKLSRTKVVTDQITALRAENIRLMEDLYESHKTYHGIFKTALEGQSTNVEMVRTLAVQLASVAGRYDSRVSQGYASDLTDSPGITDEADSANNNFLRPAPVRSGATRNTQDRRATVRVSRPQSDARLDEWLIQQGFDVNVREVIHGEDFSYDDFVYEMDQEDLRRIGLKIGIEVRLWRAIRAHRLTHPRSVWAPLPNAGSPLSHSSSSLATVLLTNGTTPADDRFAQPKPISNSSSYDSSHSLETAASSDYDSCPGTDS